The proteins below are encoded in one region of Plutella xylostella chromosome Z, ilPluXylo3.1, whole genome shotgun sequence:
- the LOC125491269 gene encoding uncharacterized protein LOC125491269 — protein MSKIITRQTKDVVYKVYKYFESRKNDRSTIEYANDINLKKTVSEATGFSETSIQKIIKEARSMEAQGSTFKLPQNNISPKKRIEIDSFTEGVIRRKITQWYNVKKCMPSLKKLNAELKQDDVLHCSREYLRQTIRRLGFKYLSCQSKRKILIERHDIMRLRWHYIRHIKKYRQDGKSIIFLDETYVNQNHATQKCWQSNTERGAMKNIGKGPRIIIVHAGSRNGFVHNALLMFKSHSKTGDYHGDMNATNFRKWIDEKLTPNIPPNSVIVMDNAAYHSTQIEKKPTMSSLKSDMQQWLERRGVQHDSSMRKCDLMKVIDEQNTEKKYKIDEILKENGHIVLRLPPYHPDS, from the exons ATGAGTAAGATTATTACACGACAGACTAAGGATGTTGTATATAAAGTGTACAAGTATTTTGAAAGTCGCAAAAATGACCGGTCGACGATTGAATACGCAAACGatattaatttgaaaaaaactgtttCTGAAGCGACCGGTTTTTCGGAAACCAGCATtcaaaaaatcataaaagaAGCGAGATCCATGGAGGCACAGGGCAGCACTTTCAAATTACCACAAAACAATATAAGTCCTAAAAAAAGGATTGAAATTGACAGTTTCACGGAAGGTGTCATTCGCAGAAAAATTACACAGTGGTATAATGTCAAAAAATGTATGCCGTCGTTGAAAAAGTTAAATGCGGAGTTAAAACAAGACGATGTTCTTCATTGTTCACGTGAGTACTTGAGACAGACAATACGTAGGCttggtttcaaatatttatcatgCCAGTCAAAGcgaaaaatattgattgaacGTCACGACATAATGCGCCTACGGTGGCATTACATCagacatataaaaaaataccgcCAGGACGGTAAGTCAATAATTTTTCTGGATGAAACTTACGTGAATCAAAACCACGCGACACAAAAATGCTGGCAGTCTAATACGGAACGTGGGGCTATGAAAAACATCGGTAAAGGACCTCGGATAATAATTGTACACGCTGGCAGCCGCAATGGCTTTGTACATAATGCTTTACTGATGTTCAAATCACACTCAAAGACCGGTGATTATCATGGTGACATGAATGCCACAAATTTTCGAAAGTGGATTGATGAAAAACTTACACCAAACATTCCTCCAAATTCTGTTATTGTTATGGATAACGCAGCTTACCATAGCACTCAAATCGAGAAGAAGCCTACAATGAGTTCCCTGAAAAGTGACATGCAGCAGTGGCTAGAACGCAGGGGTGTTCAGCATGATAGCTCTATGCGtaaatgtgatttaatgaaagtaattgatgagcaaaacacagagaaaaaatacaaaattgatgaaattttgaaagaaaatggccatatcgtgcttcgcctacccccataccacccgg aTTCGTGA